The uncultured Pseudodesulfovibrio sp. genome includes a region encoding these proteins:
- a CDS encoding FliH/SctL family protein, which translates to MSLSKLPHHRPRMTGKVVVGMDTPGPDEMTIQELEGKRQLIWDDSTNEEYLARVRAKAIEAAKEIKMMAELEAEALRATARHDGFAQGMAEAQEFVNQQIQEVSTKAEALFAQLGAQGKDIYETRRQDVITLIRLALKKTLKVELDEKRGQALEVLMAEALDRIESQRRIEIRCHPEETAELDEFVKIIQDRNPTLKYWTVKGDPTIEMGGVVIEAEGGKVDNTIDTRWKLVEPIFDQLAEQITTGDKE; encoded by the coding sequence ATGTCTTTATCTAAATTGCCCCACCACCGTCCGCGCATGACCGGCAAGGTCGTGGTCGGCATGGACACCCCCGGCCCGGACGAGATGACCATCCAGGAGCTGGAGGGCAAGCGACAGCTTATATGGGACGACTCGACCAACGAGGAGTACCTGGCACGTGTTCGGGCAAAGGCTATCGAGGCGGCCAAGGAAATCAAGATGATGGCCGAACTCGAAGCCGAGGCCCTGCGCGCCACGGCCCGCCACGACGGTTTCGCCCAGGGCATGGCCGAAGCCCAGGAGTTCGTCAATCAGCAGATACAGGAAGTCTCGACCAAGGCTGAAGCGCTGTTTGCCCAACTCGGAGCCCAGGGCAAAGACATTTACGAGACCCGTCGGCAGGATGTGATCACGCTCATCCGCCTGGCCCTGAAAAAAACCCTCAAGGTGGAGCTGGACGAAAAACGCGGCCAGGCTCTTGAGGTCCTCATGGCCGAGGCCCTGGACCGCATCGAATCACAGCGGCGGATAGAGATCCGCTGCCACCCCGAGGAGACCGCCGAACTGGACGAGTTCGTCAAGATCATCCAGGACCGTAACCCGACTCTCAAATACTGGACCGTCAAAGGCGACCCGACCATCGAAATGGGCGGCGTGGTCATCGAGGCCGAAGGCGGCAAGGTGGACAACACCATCGACACCCGCTGGAAGCTGGTGGAGCCGATCTTCGACCAGTTGGCCGAGCAGATCACGACCGGAGACAAGGAGTAG
- the fliG gene encoding flagellar motor switch protein FliG — MADFTGPQKTAIVLLALGEKFTAEVFKRMERNEIAAVSKAMLETDSVPKEEVLAVLKEYNEALAYGAELLVGGPEQVKRLLTQSLDAETAKYIMDSLDLDTGPTPFQELENVSPRILAQILRNEHPQTLALILGHLHPDQAAELIQNLPAGVRAEVLMRLAKLEAVAEEMLMEVDKVLQSQLIAMGGKEGKKVGGVNSVAEILNAVDRNTEEEVLSEIEEESTQMAEDIRNLMFVFEDVKGIDDIAIRELLKEVSNEDLTVALKGASEDLREKFFKNLSERASAMIKEDLEIMPPKKLSEVEAAQQSIVKTVRRLEDEGKIVISRGGSDVFI; from the coding sequence ATGGCAGACTTCACCGGCCCCCAGAAAACGGCCATCGTGCTCCTCGCCCTGGGCGAGAAGTTCACGGCGGAAGTGTTCAAGCGCATGGAGCGCAATGAGATCGCCGCCGTTTCCAAGGCCATGCTCGAAACCGACTCCGTACCCAAGGAGGAGGTCCTGGCTGTGCTCAAGGAGTACAACGAGGCCCTTGCCTACGGTGCCGAGCTGCTGGTGGGCGGACCGGAACAGGTCAAACGCCTGTTGACCCAGTCCCTGGATGCGGAGACCGCCAAATACATCATGGATTCCCTGGACCTGGACACCGGCCCCACGCCGTTCCAGGAACTGGAGAACGTCAGCCCGCGCATCCTGGCCCAGATCCTGCGCAACGAACACCCGCAGACCCTGGCTCTCATACTGGGTCATCTGCACCCGGATCAGGCTGCCGAGCTTATCCAGAACCTGCCCGCCGGCGTGCGCGCCGAGGTGCTCATGCGCCTGGCCAAGCTCGAGGCCGTGGCCGAAGAGATGCTCATGGAAGTGGACAAGGTTCTGCAGAGCCAGCTCATCGCCATGGGCGGCAAGGAAGGCAAGAAGGTCGGCGGCGTCAATTCCGTGGCCGAAATCCTCAACGCCGTGGACCGCAACACCGAGGAAGAGGTCCTGTCCGAGATCGAGGAGGAGTCCACTCAGATGGCCGAGGACATCCGCAACCTCATGTTCGTGTTCGAGGACGTCAAGGGCATCGACGACATCGCCATCCGCGAGCTGCTCAAGGAAGTCTCCAACGAGGACCTCACCGTGGCCCTCAAGGGCGCCAGCGAGGATCTGCGCGAGAAGTTCTTCAAGAACCTGTCCGAGCGCGCCTCGGCCATGATCAAGGAAGACCTGGAGATCATGCCGCCCAAGAAACTGTCCGAGGTCGAGGCCGCCCAGCAGTCCATCGTCAAGACCGTCCGCCGTCTGGAGGACGAGGGCAAGATCGTTATCAGCCGAGGTGGCAGCGATGTCTTTATCTAA
- a CDS encoding FliI/YscN family ATPase, with the protein MDSRLGLLEELDPCQTFGKVTKVVGLIAEGNGIKAPLGSVCYLLPTGHDPIPAEVVGFRDGACLFMPYSDMRGIGPGSLIQNAATPPHVPVGSALLGRAVDAFGAPLDGKGVIHAETFAPLHREPPNPLERPRIDEPLDVGIRSVNALLTLGKGQRVGIMAGSGVGKSTTLGMMARYTKADINVIALVGERGREVVEFMERDLGPEGMARSVLVVATSDKSPLIRMRAAYAATAIAEYFRDQGKDVLLMMDSVTRFAMAGREVGLAAGEPPTRGGYTPSVFAHLPQLLERAGKNRKGSITGIYTVLVDGDDFTEPIADSTRSILDGHIVLTRDLADMGHYPAIDVLKSISRLRSDITTKQAQADGRALLRHMATFKRVEDMVNIGAYQKGANAEVDKAIAMVGPINRFLRQLVEEQEPLESAFATMHELVGEDGGQAAPKKPAAPAAKPRQQLKKAPRNGASPANIKMKTR; encoded by the coding sequence ATGGATTCGCGGCTCGGCTTGCTGGAAGAGCTCGATCCCTGCCAGACTTTCGGCAAGGTCACCAAGGTCGTCGGCCTCATTGCCGAGGGCAATGGCATCAAGGCTCCGCTCGGCTCGGTCTGCTACCTCCTGCCCACGGGCCATGACCCCATTCCGGCCGAGGTGGTCGGTTTTCGCGACGGAGCCTGCCTGTTCATGCCCTACTCGGACATGCGCGGCATCGGCCCCGGCTCGCTCATCCAGAACGCGGCCACCCCGCCGCATGTCCCGGTGGGCAGCGCCCTGCTCGGCCGGGCCGTCGACGCCTTCGGCGCACCGCTGGACGGCAAGGGCGTCATCCACGCCGAAACCTTCGCCCCCCTGCACCGCGAACCGCCCAACCCGCTGGAGCGTCCGCGCATCGACGAACCGCTCGACGTGGGCATCCGCTCGGTCAACGCACTTTTGACGCTGGGCAAAGGCCAGCGCGTGGGCATCATGGCCGGTTCCGGCGTGGGCAAGTCCACCACGCTCGGCATGATGGCCCGCTACACCAAGGCGGACATCAACGTTATCGCCCTGGTGGGCGAACGCGGCAGAGAGGTGGTCGAATTCATGGAGCGCGACCTCGGCCCCGAAGGCATGGCCCGGTCCGTGCTGGTGGTCGCAACGTCCGACAAAAGTCCGCTCATCCGTATGCGCGCGGCCTACGCGGCCACGGCCATCGCCGAATATTTCCGGGATCAGGGCAAGGACGTGCTGCTGATGATGGACTCGGTCACCCGTTTCGCCATGGCGGGCCGCGAGGTCGGCCTGGCCGCGGGCGAACCGCCCACGCGCGGCGGCTACACTCCGTCCGTCTTCGCCCACCTGCCCCAGCTGTTGGAACGCGCGGGCAAGAACCGCAAAGGCTCCATCACCGGCATCTACACGGTTCTGGTGGACGGCGACGACTTTACCGAGCCCATCGCGGACTCCACCCGTTCCATCCTGGACGGACACATCGTTCTGACTCGCGACCTGGCCGACATGGGCCATTACCCTGCCATCGACGTGCTCAAGTCCATCAGCCGTCTGCGCAGCGACATCACCACCAAGCAGGCCCAGGCTGACGGCCGAGCCCTGCTGCGGCACATGGCCACCTTCAAGCGCGTGGAGGACATGGTCAACATCGGCGCCTACCAGAAGGGGGCCAATGCCGAGGTGGACAAGGCCATCGCCATGGTCGGCCCCATCAACCGCTTCCTGCGCCAGCTGGTAGAGGAGCAGGAACCCCTGGAAAGCGCGTTCGCGACCATGCATGAGCTGGTTGGCGAGGATGGCGGACAGGCCGCGCCCAAGAAGCCGGCCGCCCCGGCGGCCAAGCCGAGGCAGCAGCTCAAGAAGGCGCCCAGGAACGGCGCATCCCCGGCCAATATCAAGATGAAGACCCGCTAG